One Schistocerca nitens isolate TAMUIC-IGC-003100 chromosome 1, iqSchNite1.1, whole genome shotgun sequence DNA segment encodes these proteins:
- the LOC126256566 gene encoding PHD finger-like domain-containing protein 5A, with protein MAKHHPDLIFCRKQPGVAIGRLCEKCDGKCVICDSYVRPCTLVRICDECNYGSYQGRCVICGGPGVSDAYYCKECTIQEKDRDGCPKIVNLGSSKTDLFYERKKYGFKRR; from the exons ATGGCTAAACATCATCCAGATTTGATATTTTGCCGAAAACAGCCTGGCGTCG CTATTGGACGCCTGTGTGAGAAATGTGATGGGAAGTGCGTTATTTGTGACTCCTATGTGCGGCCCTGTACGCTGGTGCGTATTTGTGACGAGTGTAACTACGGGTCCTACCAAGGCCGATGTGTGATTTGTGGAGGACCTGGGGTTTCTGATGCTTATTACTGCAAGGAATGTACGATACAGGAAAAAGAT AGAGATGGCTGCCCCAAAATTGTTAATCTGGGCAGTTCGAAGACTGATTTGTTCTATGAACGGAAAAAGTATGGCTTTAAGAGAAGATGA